Proteins co-encoded in one Melanotaenia boesemani isolate fMelBoe1 chromosome 23, fMelBoe1.pri, whole genome shotgun sequence genomic window:
- the LOC121635098 gene encoding zinc finger MYM-type protein 1-like, translated as MKTLVSGEKIVRSWLIYSIKNNSLFCFCCKLFSKRNINLTSSGITNWKHASAYLTSHENSPEHLNCMKAWKELSVRLRRGESIDKQEMALLEAERMRWRAVLTRLAAIVQSLAVRNMALRGHTEKLFTPSNGNFLKEVELMARFDPIMKDHLNRVQSGTASHNSYLGHHVQNELIDLMSRKIISVIVDDIKQAKYFSIILDCTPDISHTEQLSVVIRVVSLIEKPLIREHFMGFLEAEESTGQHLASMILARLEKLGIHFEDCRGQSYDNGANMKGKNKGVQARLLEKNPRALFVPCGAHTLNLVVCDAAKGSVDAISYFGVLQKLYTLFSASTQRWAILKKHVSITLKMWAETRWESKVKSVEPLRYQGAAVRDALIEVRDNTKDSAVKAEAQSLSEEVGSYRFSICTVVWYDMLSAIQHVSKLMQSPNMDVDLAVGLLKKTEQGLQNYRTSGFVTAQMAAKDICEDMNVEAVLKQKRLRSTKCHFSYESHDEPFSDALRKLEVGFFNVVVDAAILSTRERFSTLENVGNKFGVLKNFPSLAHEELAEQCEALGTTLHFEGKSDFDTKELVQEIKNFPDLPSKTKSLLELITFIHDNDLSEIYPNFWTALRIALTLPVTVAQAERSFSKLKLIKSYLRSTMSQERLTGLAVISINQSIREHISYDDIIDDFASRKASERISPWE; from the coding sequence ATGAAGACCTTGGTTAGTGGTGAAAAGATTGTGAGAAGTTGGCTCATATATTCCATTAAGAACAACAGCCTCTTTTGCTTCTGCTGCAAACTGTTTTCCAAGAGGAACATTAACTTAACAAGTTCAGGAATTACAAATTGGAAACATGCAAGTGCTTACCTCACATCACATGAAAACAGTCCAGAACACCTCAATTGCATGAAAGCATGGAAGGAACTGTCAGTGAGGTTAAGAAGGGGAGAATCTATTGATAAGCAGGAGATGGCACTTCTGGAGGCGGAGAGGATGAGATGGAGAGCAGTGCTGACACGTCTCGCTGCTATTGTGCAGTCACTGGCAGTTAGAAATATGGCTCTAAGGGGACACACAGAAAAACTGTTCACACCATCAAATGGGAATTTTCTCAAAGAGGTTGAACTTATGGCCAGGTTTGATCCCATTATGAAAGATCACCTTAACCGTGTTCAAAGTGGAACAGCAAGTCACAACAGCTATCTAGGCCATCACGTCCAGAATGAGCTGATTGATTTGATGAGCAGAAAAATCATATCTGTTATAGTGGACGACATTAAGCAGGCAAAGTATTTTTCAATAATTCTGGACTGCACCCCTGATATAAgccacacagagcagctgtcaGTGGTCATTAGAGTGGTGTCACTGATAGAGAAGCCCCTTATCAGGGAACACTTTATGGGATTTTTGGAGGCAGAGGAGTCCACAGGCCAGCACTTGGCATCCATGATCCTGGCAAGACTTGAGAAGTTGGGAATTCATTTTGAAGACTGCAGAGGACAGTCATATGACAATGGGGCAAATATGAAAGGCAAAAATAAAGGAGTTCAAGCCAGGCTCTTAGAAAAGAATCCCAGAGCTCTGTTTGTGCCATGTGGGGCACATACATTGAATTTAGTTGTGTGTGATGCTGCCAAGGGATCTGTTGATGCTATCAGCTACTTTGGTGTCTTGCAAAAGCTGTACACATTATTTTCAGCCTCCACCCAGAGATGGGCTATACTGAAGAAACACGTGAGCATCACCTTGAAGATGTGGGCAGAGACAAGGTGGGAGAGCAAGGTTAAGAGCGTTGAGCCCTTGAGGTACCAGGGAGCTGCTGTGAGAGATGCCTTAATTGAGGTGAGAGACAACACCAAAGACTCTGCCGTAAAGGCTGAGGCCCAGTCCTTGTCTGAGGAGGTGGGGTCATACCGCTTCAGCATCTGCACAGTTGTTTGGTATGACATGCTATCTGCAATACAGCATGTCAGCAAACTCATGCAGTCTCCAAATATGGATGTGGACCTAGCTGTGGGTCTTTTGAAGAAGACTGAGCAAGGTCTCCAGAACTACAGGACAAGTGGCTTTGTGACTGCACAGATGGCAGCCAAAGACATCTGTGAAGACATGAATGTGGAGGCTGTTTTGAAGCAAAAGAGGCTGAGGTCCACAAAGTGCCACTTTTCATATGAGTCACATGATGAGCCTTTCAGTGATGCACTTAGGAAGTTGGAGGTTGGATTTTTcaatgttgttgttgatgcagcCATATTATCCACCAGGGAGAGGTTTTCAACATTGGAAAATGTCGGAAACAAATTTGGTGTCTTGAAAAATTTCCCAAGTCTTGCACATGAGGAGTTGGCAGAGCAATGTGAGGCACTAGGCACCACACTGCACTTTGAAGGGAAGTCTGATTTTGATACTAAAGAGCTTGTGCAGGAAATCAAGAACTTCCCTGACCTGCCATCAAAAACCAAGAGCCTTCTGGAGCTCATCACTTTCATACATGACAATGATCTATCAGAGATCTACCCCAACTTTTGGACTGCTCTCAGGATTGCACTCACTCTGCCAGTTACTGTGGCTCAAGCAGAGAGGAGCTTTTCAAAATTGAAGTTAATTAAGTCATATCTTAGGTCAACAATGTCACAGGAACGGCTCACTGGCCTTGCTGTCATCAGTATAAATCAGTCAATACGGGAGCATATTTCATATGATGATATTATTGATGATTTTGCATCCAGGAAGGCCTCGGAGAGGATCTCGCCCTGGGAGTAA